The region TAGTGTCCATATTGTCATGCGAACATCGGTAAGCAACATATAAGTAGTTGTAATAATCAATAATACCGATAAGTTTACCACATACATTACACCTGGCCCCAGATACATACGGATAGCCACAACATCTTCACTCAATCTGTTCATTAAATCTCCAATGGTGGTGTTCTTGAAAATAGTCAGAGAGAGATTCTGGTAATGAGTGTAAATTTTATTTTTCAGTTCATATTCAATTCTGCGGGAAGCTACAATAATAGTCTGTCTCATCATGAATGTAAAGAAGCCAGATAATACAGAACTACCGACAATAATAGCCGCATTAATAAGTAAAGCCTTGAACAATGAATCTTTTGATATATGTTTGTTGGTCAGTACTTCCTGAATTACATTAACTGATTTTCCTATAAATTGTACTTTATAAATAGCAAAAAAATTGCTGAGTATAATGAAAAGTAACCCCCAAGCCAGTAATACACGATGTTTGTAGAAATAGGGATTAAGTGTTTTTAGTGCTTTCAACTTCTGAATTTTGTTTATTTAAAAACGTTCCGTTATGAATGACAAAATTAAGGTTTTTTATGCAAAGAGAAATGCGTAAATTTGTGCCTTAAATTTAAGTTCTTTGAAATGGTAGGAAGAAGACAGCTCCGCGAAAAAGTAGTGCAAACGCTTTATGCATATCAGCAAAACCCTAAAAGTGTTGATGTAGTTCTGAAAAATATGATGAAAGAAATAAGCAAAATCTATGACTTATATGTCTATGAGCTTAACTTTTTGGTCGCAATTCATCAATTAGCTGAAGAGCAAATTGAAATCGGAAAAAGAAAATACATCAAATCTGAAGAAGAGGCTAATCCCAATCTGAAGTTTGTTGAAAATAAAGTATTACTGCAAATCATCAGTAACGATGAAAGAGGAGAGTATACTGCAAACAACAAACAACTGATGTGGGACACTAATGATGACCTTGTTGTAAAAACTTACCAAAGAATAAAAGCCGGTAAACGTTATAAAGATTATATGGAATCGGCAGAAAGCAGTTTTGAAGAAGATCAGAAGTTCATAGGAAAACTTTTTCTTCGTTATGTTGCAGAAAATGAAGACCTGCATGATTTATTAGAAGGGAAAGAAATGGCCTGGGCAGATGATGTTCATATTGCAAATTCATTAATCCAGAAGACTATTGGGTTTATGAAGCCAGAGCAGGAGTCTCATACGCTTATCAAGATTATTAAGAATTATGATGACGAGAGTTTTGCTAAAACATTATTGGCTCAGACTGCACTTAACTGGGATAATACTGAAAAGAAACTAGAAGAAAGACTTCAAAACTGGGATCTGGAAAGAGTTTCTTTAATGGATAAAGTAATCCTTATTACAGCGCTTAGCGAAATGGATGAGTTTAAACTGACGCCTTCTTCAATTATTATAAATGAATACATAGAGATAGCAAAAGTATTCTCTTCTGACAAATCTAATGTATTTATTAATGGTATCCTGGATAAGTATGCCAAAGACAATTCAAGAATATAGAATAGAATAAAATAATACCTTTCACATGAAAAGACTTACCTACCTACTGATGATTTCTTTTTCTGCCATGGCTTTAGTAGCATGTAAAAAAGAAGAAAAAAAACTAGTTGTTTCAGAAGATCAGTCTGCTTTAAGCACATCGGGATTACAACCCCTTGCTGCTGAGCAAACACAGGCAGATATAGTTGCAGAAGCTAAAAAGCTTCCATTAACAACTTTGGCAATTTCAGAAAATAACTTCAACTTCGGAGATGTTAAAAAAGGAGATCATGTAGAGCATACATATACTGTAACTAATACAGGAGATAAACCTTTAGTAATTTCTACGGTAAAACCTGGTTGTGGATGTACAGCTCCGGATTATACTAAAGATCCTATTCTTCCGGGACAAAAAGGAAAAGTAACTCTTAAGTTCGATTCAAGTTCTTTCGAAGGTCTGCAAAACAAATATGCTGAGGTATATACCAATACAGAAAAGTCTCCGGTGGTACTTACTTTTTCAGCAAATGTTCTTAACAAATAATTTTTTATTAATCTATTAAACCCATAATATGCTAACAATTTTTTTACAGGCGCAACAGCAAGGTGGTGGTATGATGTATATCATGATGGCTGTAATGCTGGTTGGATTCTATTTCCTAATGCTGCGTCCGCAAATGAAAAAACAAAAACAGGAAAAGAACTTCCAGGAATCTATAAAGCCGGGGACCAGAGTTGTTACAACTTCAGGAATGCACGGTAAGATTGTAAATGTAATGGAAGACGGGGTGATCATCGAAACAATGTCGGGTAAATTAAAGTTTGAAAAAGCTGCAATTTCCAGAGAATTTACTGAAGCTCGTTTTGGAGATAAAAAAGCACCTGCTGCTAAAGAAACTCCAAAAGAAAATAAAGTAAAAGAAGTAGCGAAAGAGGAAAAAGAAAATGTTACAGTTACAGACGAAACAGAAACTAAATAATTTTTCTTTACAGATATAAAAACGCCGCAGATATTTATCTGCGGCGTTTTTGTTATATTGTACTGATTATAAACTTTTCAGCTTACCTCTGAAATCTTCTATGCTTGTATAGCCTTTTTCTTGCATAATAGCTTTTAGCTCTTCCAATATTCTGTCGAAAGCGCCAGCCCCTTCTTTCATCAGTTGGGTTCCTACCTGTACCATCTGTGCGCCACAAAGTAGGTGTTCAAAAGCATCTTTTCCGTTTTCTACACCCCCACATCCGATTACAGCAATATCACTGTTTAGTCTTGTGTAGAAAGCTCTTACGTTAGCCAATGCAGTTGGTTTTACATAAGCTCCTCCAATCCCTCCGAATCCGTCTTTTGGCTTAATTACAACTTCTTCGTGGTCAACATCTATATAAAGTCCGTTTCCGATAGAGTTGATGCAGTTAACGTACTGAAGCGGAAATTTATTTAAGATTTCAGCCATCTGATCGAAATGCGCAATATCGAAGTATGGCGGAAGTTTTACACCAATTGGTTTCTGGAAGAATTCAAAAGCTTTTGTTAAAACTTCTTCAGTTCTTTCGAAATCATATCCTACCTGTGGTTTCCCTGGTACGTTAGGGCAAGAAAGATTTAATTCGGTAATTCCTTTAAAATCGGAATCATTTATTTTTTGTAACATTTCCAGATTGTCTTCCATAGACATTCCGGCAATCGATATAAAATTGATTTTTCCCGGATTTTCATTCTGGAAGTTAATTGAGAAATTCAGATAAAAGTCAAAACCTTTATTAGGCAATCCCATAGAATTGATACTTCCTAAAGGTACATCTACATATCTTGGACTAGGATTCCCTTCTCTGAAGTCCGGAGTAGCACTTTTGGTTACAAAAGCACCCGCAGAAGATCTCAGTAACTGATCCAGTTCCATTTCGTCATAGCACATTACGCCGGAAGCGTTCATGAATGGATTTTCAAATTCGTAATTGGCAATTCGGGAGGTAAGATTCATTTTTTACTTTTTTATTCGTATTTCAAATTTAACAAAAAGCGGGAGAGTATCCCGCTTCTATTTTTATTCGTTAATGTTAATTGTTAATGCTAATTCATCGAGTTGCTCATTGGCAATGGATGCCGGAGCGTCGATCATTACATCTCGACCACTATTGTTTTTAGGGAAGGCGATGTAATCTCTGATGACTTCATTTCCGTCTAATACAGCTACTAGTCTGTCAAATCCGAAAGCTAAACCACCGTGTGGAGGTGCTCCGTATTTGAAGGCATTCATCAAGAAACCAAACTGTGCTTCTGCTTCTTCCGGTGTGAATCCAAGAAGACTGAACATCTGAGCCTGAAGATCTTTATCAAAGATTCTGATAGATCCACCGCCGATTTCGTTACCGTTGATAACTAAGTCGTAAGCATTAGCTCGTGCTTGTCCGGCTTCATTTTCCAGTAAGTGGATATCTTCCGGCTTAGGAGAGGTAAAAGGGTGGTGCATTGCGTGATATCTCTGTGTATCTTCATCCCATTCTAAAAGCGGGAAATCAATAACCCAAAGTGGAGCGAATTCATTTCCTTTTCTTAATCCAAGGCGGTTACCTAACTCCATTCTCAATGCAGATAACTGAGCTCTTACTTTATTTTCGTTTCCGGAAAGTACAAGCATTAAGTCACCTGGCTTAGCGCCAAATTCTTCTGCAATTTTCTTTAAATCCTCTTCGTTATAGAATTTGTTAACAGAAGAGGTTACAATACCATCGGGCTGATATTTTATCCATACCATACCTGTAGCGCCTATCTGTGGACGTTTTACCCAGTCAGTTAATTCGTCGATTTGTTTTCTCGTGTACTCTGCACAACCCTCTACATTGATGCCAACAACCAGTTCGGCTTCGTCAAAGATTTTGAAATCTTTACCTTTTACAAGGTTATTTAGTTCATGGAATTCCATTCCGAAACGAATATCTGGTTTGTCATTACCATATTTTTTCATGGCGTCTGCAAAAGTCATCCTCGGGAATTTTCCAAATTCCTGACCTGCTATATCCTTTAATAAATTCTGAGTAAGGCCTTCGAAAATATTCATAACGTCTTCCTGCTCTACAAAAGCCATTTCACAGTCTATCTGAGTGAACTCCGGCTGTCTGTCGGCTCTTAGGTCCTCGTCACGGAAACATTTTACAATCTGGAAGTATTTATCCATTCCGCCAACCATCAATAATTGTTTGAAAGTCTGCGGAGATTGTGGCAATGCATAAAACTGGCCCGGATTCATTCTGCTTGGTACAACAAAGTCTCTTGCACCTTCAGGCGTAGATTTGATAAGAACCGGTGTTTCTACTTCAATAAATCCTTGGTCAGAAAGATAATTTCTTACTTTCTGAGCCATTTTGTGACGGAAGATTAACTTTTCTTTTACCGGATTTCTTCTGATATCCAGGTAACGGTACTTCATTCTAAGTTCTTCACCGCCATCGGTTTCATCCTCAATAGTGAAAGGAGGTAGCTCGGAATTGTTGAGAATAGTTAACTTTTCAACCAGAATTTCAATTTCTCCGGTCGGTATCTTAGGATTTTTACTAGCTCTTTCAATTACTTTTCCGCTAACCTGAATTACAAATTCACGGCCTAGTTTTTTTGCTTCTTCCAATAATGCAGCAGAAGAGCGATCCTGATCGAAAACCAGCTGTGTTATTCCGTAACGATCTCGTAAATCTATCCAAATCATAAAACCTTTATCACGGATAGTTTGTACCCATCCTGAAAGTGTTACTTCTTCGTTTAGATTCTTCAGAGATAATTCTCCGTTGGTGTGCGTTCGGAACATTTTATTTATTTTAAAATTTGATTTTGTGGTTTCACTCAGGTATTAGCCTGACAGA is a window of Elizabethkingia anophelis R26 DNA encoding:
- a CDS encoding transcription antitermination factor NusB, translating into MVGRRQLREKVVQTLYAYQQNPKSVDVVLKNMMKEISKIYDLYVYELNFLVAIHQLAEEQIEIGKRKYIKSEEEANPNLKFVENKVLLQIISNDERGEYTANNKQLMWDTNDDLVVKTYQRIKAGKRYKDYMESAESSFEEDQKFIGKLFLRYVAENEDLHDLLEGKEMAWADDVHIANSLIQKTIGFMKPEQESHTLIKIIKNYDDESFAKTLLAQTALNWDNTEKKLEERLQNWDLERVSLMDKVILITALSEMDEFKLTPSSIIINEYIEIAKVFSSDKSNVFINGILDKYAKDNSRI
- a CDS encoding DUF1573 domain-containing protein; the encoded protein is MKRLTYLLMISFSAMALVACKKEEKKLVVSEDQSALSTSGLQPLAAEQTQADIVAEAKKLPLTTLAISENNFNFGDVKKGDHVEHTYTVTNTGDKPLVISTVKPGCGCTAPDYTKDPILPGQKGKVTLKFDSSSFEGLQNKYAEVYTNTEKSPVVLTFSANVLNK
- the yajC gene encoding preprotein translocase subunit YajC encodes the protein MLTIFLQAQQQGGGMMYIMMAVMLVGFYFLMLRPQMKKQKQEKNFQESIKPGTRVVTTSGMHGKIVNVMEDGVIIETMSGKLKFEKAAISREFTEARFGDKKAPAAKETPKENKVKEVAKEEKENVTVTDETETK
- a CDS encoding dihydroorotate oxidase, producing MNLTSRIANYEFENPFMNASGVMCYDEMELDQLLRSSAGAFVTKSATPDFREGNPSPRYVDVPLGSINSMGLPNKGFDFYLNFSINFQNENPGKINFISIAGMSMEDNLEMLQKINDSDFKGITELNLSCPNVPGKPQVGYDFERTEEVLTKAFEFFQKPIGVKLPPYFDIAHFDQMAEILNKFPLQYVNCINSIGNGLYIDVDHEEVVIKPKDGFGGIGGAYVKPTALANVRAFYTRLNSDIAVIGCGGVENGKDAFEHLLCGAQMVQVGTQLMKEGAGAFDRILEELKAIMQEKGYTSIEDFRGKLKSL
- the aspS gene encoding aspartate--tRNA ligase, producing the protein MFRTHTNGELSLKNLNEEVTLSGWVQTIRDKGFMIWIDLRDRYGITQLVFDQDRSSAALLEEAKKLGREFVIQVSGKVIERASKNPKIPTGEIEILVEKLTILNNSELPPFTIEDETDGGEELRMKYRYLDIRRNPVKEKLIFRHKMAQKVRNYLSDQGFIEVETPVLIKSTPEGARDFVVPSRMNPGQFYALPQSPQTFKQLLMVGGMDKYFQIVKCFRDEDLRADRQPEFTQIDCEMAFVEQEDVMNIFEGLTQNLLKDIAGQEFGKFPRMTFADAMKKYGNDKPDIRFGMEFHELNNLVKGKDFKIFDEAELVVGINVEGCAEYTRKQIDELTDWVKRPQIGATGMVWIKYQPDGIVTSSVNKFYNEEDLKKIAEEFGAKPGDLMLVLSGNENKVRAQLSALRMELGNRLGLRKGNEFAPLWVIDFPLLEWDEDTQRYHAMHHPFTSPKPEDIHLLENEAGQARANAYDLVINGNEIGGGSIRIFDKDLQAQMFSLLGFTPEEAEAQFGFLMNAFKYGAPPHGGLAFGFDRLVAVLDGNEVIRDYIAFPKNNSGRDVMIDAPASIANEQLDELALTININE